Proteins from a genomic interval of Medicago truncatula cultivar Jemalong A17 chromosome 3, MtrunA17r5.0-ANR, whole genome shotgun sequence:
- the LOC11440455 gene encoding UNC93-like protein 1 isoform X2, with protein MGSAENVESGTQTPETTKTSSHLFRYNSPLSQIILIGLVCFCCPGMFNALSGMGGGGQVNATASNNALTALYTTFAVFGILGGGIYNILGPHLTLFAGCSTYVLYAGSFLYYNHKQHQAFAIVAGALLGIGAGLLWAAQGAIMTSYPPMNRKGTYISIFWSIFNMGGVIGGLIPFILNYNRGDQAATVNDGTYIGFMAFMSLGTVLSLTILPASKVVRDDGTKCTNMLYSNVATECVEILKLFYNWKMLLMIPAAWSSNFFYTYQFNHVNKTQFSLRTRGLNNVFYWGAQMIGSIGIGYTMDFSFKSRKKRGIVGISVVAVLGSIIWGGALANQIKHKHGKVLDFKESGSDFAGPFVLYFSFGLLDAMFQSMVYWSIGALANDSEVLSR; from the coding sequence ATGGGTTCAGCTGAAAATGTAGAATCAGGAACTCAAACACCAGAAACAACAAAAACTTCATCACACCTTTTCAGATACAATTCACCTCTTTCACAAATAATCCTTATTGGCttagtttgtttttgttgtccAGGCATGTTCAACGCTCTTTCAGGAATGGGTGGTGGTGGTCAAGTCAATGCAACAGCTTCTAACAACGCCTTAACCGCACTTTACACAACCTTTGCAGTGTTTGGTATCCTAGGTGGTGGCATCTACAACATCCTCGGACCTCACTTAACTCTTTTCGCAGGTTGTTCAACTTATGTACTCTACGCTGGTTCTTTCCTTTACtataatcataaacaacatcaagcTTTTGCTATAGTTGCCGGTGCCCTTCTCGGCATCGGAGCAGGTCTATTATGGGCTGCACAAGGTGCTATTATGACATCTTATCCACCCATGAACCGTAAAGGAACTTACATTTCAATTTTCTGGAGTATTTTCAACATGGGTGGTGTTATTGGTGGGTTGATTCCTTTTATTCTTAATTACAATCGTGGTGATCAAGCTGCTACGGTTAATGATGGAACTTATATTGGTTTTATGGCTTTTATGTCACTAGGGACTGTTTTGTCTCTAACTATTTTACCAGCTAGTAAAGTTGTTCGTGATGATGGAACAAAGTGTACAAATATGTTGTACTCAAATGTTGCAACTGAGTGTGTGGAGATTCTTAAATTGTTCTATAATTGGAAGATGCTTCTCATGATTCCTGCTGCTTGgtctagtaattttttttacacatatcAATTTAATCATGTTAATAAGACACAGTTTAGTTTGAGAACAAGAGGGTTGAACAATGTGTTTTATTGGGGAGCACAAATGATAGGGTCAATTGGGATTGGTTACACAATGGATTTCAGTTTCAAGAGTAGAAAGAAAAGAGGGATTGTGGGAATTAGTGTGGTTGCTGTTCTTGGATCTATTATATGGGGTGGTGCATTGGCTAATCAGATTAAACATAAACATGGCAAGGTCTTGGATTTTAAGGAGTCTGGTTCTGATTTTGCTGGtccttttgttttgtatttttcttttgggtTGTTGGATGCTATGTTTCAGAGTATGGTTTATTGGTCCATTGGAGCATTAGCTAATGACTCTGAAGTTCTTAGCAGGTAG
- the LOC11440455 gene encoding UNC93-like protein 1 isoform X1 encodes MGSAENVESGTQTPETTKTSSHLFRYNSPLSQIILIGLVCFCCPGMFNALSGMGGGGQVNATASNNALTALYTTFAVFGILGGGIYNILGPHLTLFAGCSTYVLYAGSFLYYNHKQHQAFAIVAGALLGIGAGLLWAAQGAIMTSYPPMNRKGTYISIFWSIFNMGGVIGGLIPFILNYNRGDQAATVNDGTYIGFMAFMSLGTVLSLTILPASKVVRDDGTKCTNMLYSNVATECVEILKLFYNWKMLLMIPAAWSSNFFYTYQFNHVNKTQFSLRTRGLNNVFYWGAQMIGSIGIGYTMDFSFKSRKKRGIVGISVVAVLGSIIWGGALANQIKHKHGKVLDFKESGSDFAGPFVLYFSFGLLDAMFQSMVYWSIGALANDSEVLSRYTGFYKGIQSAGAAVAWQIDNHNVSPMAQLIVNWVLTTLSYPLLLVLMVLAVKESNEEVEEPVKQVAPSDNNGSVH; translated from the exons ATGGGTTCAGCTGAAAATGTAGAATCAGGAACTCAAACACCAGAAACAACAAAAACTTCATCACACCTTTTCAGATACAATTCACCTCTTTCACAAATAATCCTTATTGGCttagtttgtttttgttgtccAGGCATGTTCAACGCTCTTTCAGGAATGGGTGGTGGTGGTCAAGTCAATGCAACAGCTTCTAACAACGCCTTAACCGCACTTTACACAACCTTTGCAGTGTTTGGTATCCTAGGTGGTGGCATCTACAACATCCTCGGACCTCACTTAACTCTTTTCGCAGGTTGTTCAACTTATGTACTCTACGCTGGTTCTTTCCTTTACtataatcataaacaacatcaagcTTTTGCTATAGTTGCCGGTGCCCTTCTCGGCATCGGAGCAGGTCTATTATGGGCTGCACAAGGTGCTATTATGACATCTTATCCACCCATGAACCGTAAAGGAACTTACATTTCAATTTTCTGGAGTATTTTCAACATGGGTGGTGTTATTGGTGGGTTGATTCCTTTTATTCTTAATTACAATCGTGGTGATCAAGCTGCTACGGTTAATGATGGAACTTATATTGGTTTTATGGCTTTTATGTCACTAGGGACTGTTTTGTCTCTAACTATTTTACCAGCTAGTAAAGTTGTTCGTGATGATGGAACAAAGTGTACAAATATGTTGTACTCAAATGTTGCAACTGAGTGTGTGGAGATTCTTAAATTGTTCTATAATTGGAAGATGCTTCTCATGATTCCTGCTGCTTGgtctagtaattttttttacacatatcAATTTAATCATGTTAATAAGACACAGTTTAGTTTGAGAACAAGAGGGTTGAACAATGTGTTTTATTGGGGAGCACAAATGATAGGGTCAATTGGGATTGGTTACACAATGGATTTCAGTTTCAAGAGTAGAAAGAAAAGAGGGATTGTGGGAATTAGTGTGGTTGCTGTTCTTGGATCTATTATATGGGGTGGTGCATTGGCTAATCAGATTAAACATAAACATGGCAAGGTCTTGGATTTTAAGGAGTCTGGTTCTGATTTTGCTGGtccttttgttttgtatttttcttttgggtTGTTGGATGCTATGTTTCAGAGTATGGTTTATTGGTCCATTGGAGCATTAGCTAATGACTCTGAAGTTCTTAGCAG GTACACTGGATTCTATAAAGGAATACAGAGTGCGGGGGCTGCAGTTGCATGGCAAATTGATAACCATAACGTGTCTCCAATGGCACAGTTGATTGTCAATTGGGTACTAACTACATTAAGCTATCCCTTATTGTTAGTTTTGATGGTTTTGGCTGTGAAAGAGAGCaatgaggaagtggaggaaCCTGTCAAACAAGTTGCTCCTTCAGATAACAATGGGTCTGTCCATTGA
- the LOC11444233 gene encoding UNC93-like protein 1, with translation MGGVVEYEESATQPPKTTKTSSLVRYNSPLSQIILIGLVCFCCPGMFNALSGMGGGGQVNATASNNALTALYTSFTIFGILGGGIYNILGPHLTLFAGCSSYVLYTGSFLYYNHKQHQAFAVVSGAVLGIGAGLLWSAQGAIMTSYPPMNRKGTYISIFWSIFNMGGVIGGLIPFILNYNRGDQAATVNDGTYIGFMAFMSLGTVLSLTILPASKVVRDDGTKCTNMLYSNVATECVEILKLFYNWRMLLIIPAAWSSNFFYTYQFNHVNKTQFSLRTRGLNNVFYWGAQMIGSIGIGYTMDFSFKSRKKRGIVGISVVAVLGSIIWGGALANQIKHKHGKVLDFKESGSDFAGPFVLYFSFGLLDAMFQSMVYWSIGALANDSEVLSRYTGFYKGIQSAGAAVAWQIDNHNVSPMTQLIVNWVLTTLSYPLLLVLMILVVKEDNNDEEK, from the exons ATGGGTGGTGTCGTTGAATATGAAGAATCAGCCACTCAACCACCGAAAACCACAAAAACTTCATCACTTGTCCGATACAATTCGCCTCTTTCACAAATCATCCTTATtggattggtttgtttttgttgtccAGGCATGTTCAATGCTCTTTCAGGAATGGGTGGTGGTGGTCAAGTCAATGCAACAGCTTCTAACAACGCCTTAACCGCACTTTACACAAGCTTCACAATTTTCGGAATCCTAGGTGGTGGCATCTACAACATCCTCGGACCCCACTTAACTCTTTTCGCAGGTTGTTCCTCCTATGTCCTTTACACCGGTTCATTCCTCTACtacaatcataaacaacatcaagcTTTTGCTGTAGTTTCCGGCGCTGTTCTCGGCATCGGAGCTGGACTATTATGGTCTGCCCAAGGTGCTATTATGACATCTTATCCACCCATGAATCGTAAAGGAACTTACATTTCAATTTTCTGGAGTATTTTCAATATGGGTGGGGTTATTGGTGGTTTAATTCCTTTTATTCTTAATTACAATCGTGGTGATCAAGCTGCTACGGTTAACGATGGCACTTATATTGGTTTTATGGCTTTTATGTCACTAGGGACTGTTTTGTCTCTGACAATTTTACCAGCCAGTAAAGTTGTTCGTGATGATGGAACAAAGTGTACAAATATGTTGTACTCAAATGTTGCAACCGAGTGTGTGGAGATTCTCAAACTGTTCTACAATTGGAGGATGCTTCTTATAATTCCTGCTGCTTGgtctagtaattttttttacacatatcAATTTAATCATGTTAATAAGACACAGTTTAGTTTGAGAACAAGAGGGTTGAACAATGTGTTTTATTGGGGAGCACAAATGATAGGGTCAATTGGGATTGGTTACACAATGGATTTCAGTTTCAAGAGTAGAAAGAAAAGAGGGATTGTGGGAATTAGTGTGGTTGCTGTTCTTGGATCTATTATATGGGGTGGTGCATTGGCTAATCAGATTAAACATAAACATGGCAAGGTCTTGGATTTTAAGGAGTCTGGTTCTGATTTTGCTGGtccttttgttttgtatttttcttttgggtTGTTGGATGCTATGTTTCAGAGTATGGTTTATTGGTCCATTGGAGCATTAGCTAATGACTCTGAAGTTCTTAGCAG GTATACAGGGTTCTATAAAGGGATACAGAGTGCGGGGGCTGCAGTTGCATGGCAAATTGATAACCACAATGTATCTCCAATGACACAGTTGATTGTGAATTGGGTGCTCACTACACTAAGCTATCCGTTATTGTTGGTTTTAATGATTTTGGTTGTGAAAGAGGACAATAACGATGAAGAGAAATGA